AACTATCGCATTTGTGACGACGAGGCGCTCATGGGAATCGTCTCCTCCGCCAATGTGGCGTGCGGCTTCCATGCCGGCGACCCCATCATCATGGATCGCACGGTCCGGATGGCAAAGGCCAAGGGGGTCGAGATCGGCGCGCATCCGGGTCTGCCGGACCTGCTCGGATTTGGCCGCCGCGTGATCCAGATGGATGCGGCCGAGCTCGAGAAGCATATGGTCTATCAGATCGGCGCGCTCCAGGGGATCGCGGCCAATGCCGGCCACCGCGTGACCCATGTCAGCTTCCATGCGGCGATGGGCAACATGGTGAACGCCGATCCGGATATGGCCGCCGTCGTCGCCCGCGCAATCGCAACCATCGATCGAGACTTCATCGTGTTCTCGCAGCCCGACGCCGCGATCG
This region of Bradyrhizobium sp. CCGUVB1N3 genomic DNA includes:
- a CDS encoding LamB/YcsF family protein produces the protein MKIGINSDMGEGFGNYRICDDEALMGIVSSANVACGFHAGDPIIMDRTVRMAKAKGVEIGAHPGLPDLLGFGRRVIQMDAAELEKHMVYQIGALQGIAANAGHRVTHVSFHAAMGNMVNADPDMAAVVARAIATIDRDFIVFSQPDAAIVHAARKVGLRVLTLFLADRAYDENGHLVSRKLPNSVITSSEAVAERVQRFLDSGTVKTIEGKTIKVEARSILIHSDTPGSVDLAATVRRVVEQGGGEVAPAKVLVN